The following are encoded in a window of Flavobacterium psychrotrophum genomic DNA:
- a CDS encoding DNA primase, translating to MKRVIVDYAKLTNEILTLLVEKFPDGYDDSNIVRFKNAKNETIEAVEVRTEDTIYLVKVSTKLADRIENFDDDDIDDAADDLDALKDLEVDDDDDDDEPKKEKVSTKSDDGDDDDDDDDDSDDEDRDRDYDADEDDEDDED from the coding sequence ATGAAGAGAGTTATTGTTGATTACGCCAAACTAACCAATGAAATCCTTACCCTGCTGGTTGAGAAGTTTCCTGATGGGTATGACGATTCAAACATTGTCCGTTTTAAAAATGCCAAAAACGAAACCATTGAAGCTGTAGAAGTAAGGACAGAAGACACTATTTACCTGGTTAAGGTAAGCACCAAGCTTGCAGACAGGATAGAAAATTTTGATGATGACGATATTGACGATGCAGCAGACGATCTTGATGCATTAAAAGATCTTGAGGTGGATGACGACGACGATGACGACGAGCCGAAGAAAGAAAAAGTAAGCACCAAAAGTGATGATGGCGACGACGACGATGACGATGATGATGACAGCGATGATGAGGATCGTGACCGTGATTATGATGCAGATGAAGATGATGAAGACGACGAAGACTAA
- a CDS encoding sulfite exporter TauE/SafE family protein, whose protein sequence is MESVLLIIAGFIIGSFGTLIGAGGGFILVPLLLIFYPQLGPELTTAISIAVVSVNAISGTAAYAKSGRIDYKAGIMFAAFTIPGSILGVLTVKYIPHEVFNTIFGILLLVLSVFLFFKNNKNNVVPAYTPPCSGKKTSTLTDAAGVTYCYSYNQTIGNVLSVVVGFISPLLGIGGGIIHVPAMVNWLKFPVHIATATSHFILAVMATVSVLTHAYNGTYENPETVHMILYLAIGVVPGSQLGAYFSHRLKSHVILRVLSACLVVVGLRILIC, encoded by the coding sequence TTGGAAAGCGTACTGCTTATTATTGCCGGTTTTATTATAGGTTCTTTTGGCACACTCATAGGTGCGGGCGGTGGTTTTATACTTGTGCCCCTACTCCTGATATTTTACCCTCAGCTTGGACCTGAGCTTACTACAGCCATTTCTATAGCAGTGGTATCTGTAAACGCAATATCGGGCACAGCAGCTTATGCAAAATCTGGCCGCATAGATTATAAAGCAGGTATCATGTTTGCAGCCTTTACCATACCGGGATCTATACTGGGTGTATTAACGGTAAAATACATACCGCACGAGGTGTTTAATACAATCTTCGGAATATTATTATTGGTACTGTCTGTTTTCCTGTTTTTTAAAAATAACAAAAACAATGTGGTGCCTGCCTATACTCCACCCTGCAGCGGAAAAAAAACCAGCACCCTAACCGATGCTGCCGGTGTTACCTACTGTTACAGTTATAATCAAACCATTGGTAATGTATTAAGCGTTGTTGTGGGTTTTATATCGCCCCTGCTCGGTATCGGCGGCGGAATTATTCATGTGCCTGCCATGGTAAACTGGCTTAAATTTCCTGTGCACATAGCCACGGCAACATCGCATTTTATACTGGCTGTAATGGCAACAGTAAGCGTACTTACTCATGCCTATAATGGCACATATGAAAACCCTGAAACCGTACATATGATACTGTACCTGGCCATAGGTGTGGTACCTGGGTCGCAACTTGGTGCATACTTTTCTCACCGCCTTAAAAGCCACGTCATATTAAGGGTATTATCAGCCTGCCTGGTAGTTGTAGGGTTGCGGATCCTGATTTGTTAA
- a CDS encoding proline dehydrogenase family protein, with translation MEKIFNNTAAAFALKSDTELDRAYFLFKMIASEPLVRIGTAVTNFALKAHLPVEGLIRATVFDHFCGGTTEEDCLPVVDKMYKVGGVSSVLDYSVEAKEEEAEFDKALEKTLKTITFAKERQAIPFAVFKPTGFGRFDLWVKLGEGKQFSVEEAAEWQRVTGRFETVCKSAHENDVALLIDAEESWMQDAADELVADMMAKYNKEKAIVFNTLQMYRWDRLDYLKKLHERAKAEGFYIGMKIVRGAYMEKENKRAEEKGYISPICISKEATDINYDDAVKYMVDHIDTMAIFAGTHNEDSSYKLIKLMNKAGIAKDDKRIFFGQLYGMSDNISFNLAANGYNVAKYLPFGPVRDVMPYLIRRAEENTSVAGQTSRELNLLKTERARRKLE, from the coding sequence ATGGAAAAGATCTTTAATAACACGGCTGCGGCCTTTGCCTTAAAAAGCGACACTGAACTGGACAGGGCTTACTTTCTGTTTAAAATGATAGCCTCTGAGCCGCTGGTACGCATAGGTACTGCAGTTACTAACTTTGCACTTAAGGCGCACCTGCCGGTAGAAGGCCTTATACGCGCTACGGTATTTGACCATTTTTGTGGCGGTACTACCGAAGAGGACTGCCTGCCTGTGGTAGACAAAATGTATAAAGTAGGTGGCGTATCGTCTGTTTTAGATTATTCTGTAGAGGCTAAGGAAGAAGAAGCGGAGTTTGACAAAGCACTTGAAAAGACCTTAAAAACCATAACGTTTGCTAAAGAGCGCCAGGCCATACCGTTTGCAGTATTTAAGCCTACGGGGTTTGGACGTTTTGACCTTTGGGTAAAGCTGGGTGAAGGTAAGCAGTTCTCTGTAGAAGAAGCTGCCGAGTGGCAACGTGTTACAGGCCGTTTTGAAACCGTATGCAAGTCAGCGCATGAAAATGATGTTGCCCTGCTTATAGATGCCGAAGAAAGCTGGATGCAGGATGCCGCGGACGAGCTTGTGGCCGATATGATGGCTAAGTATAATAAAGAAAAAGCCATAGTATTTAACACCCTGCAAATGTACCGCTGGGACAGGCTTGATTACCTAAAAAAACTACACGAACGCGCCAAAGCCGAAGGTTTTTACATAGGCATGAAAATAGTGCGTGGTGCTTATATGGAAAAGGAAAACAAGCGTGCCGAAGAAAAAGGTTACATCTCCCCTATTTGCATTAGTAAAGAAGCTACAGATATTAATTATGACGATGCCGTAAAATATATGGTAGACCACATTGATACCATGGCAATATTTGCCGGTACACATAACGAGGACAGTTCGTATAAGTTGATAAAGCTGATGAACAAAGCGGGCATTGCCAAAGATGATAAGCGCATCTTCTTTGGGCAGTTATATGGCATGAGCGATAATATAAGTTTTAACCTGGCAGCAAACGGCTATAACGTAGCTAAGTACCTTCCGTTTGGACCTGTGCGCGACGTGATGCCGTACCTTATTCGCCGGGCTGAAGAAAACACATCTGTAGCCGGGCAAACAAGCCGCGAACTTAACCTCCTTAAAACCGAAAGGGCCCGCAGGAAACTGGAATAA
- a CDS encoding deoxyhypusine synthase family protein yields the protein MTKGPISQFIEKYYLHFNSAALVDAAKAYEKQLEDGAKMMVTLAGAMSTAELGKIFAEMIRKDKVQIISCTGANLEEDIMNLVAHSHYERVPNYRDLTPQQEWDLLERGLNRVTDTCIPEHEAFRRLQKHIYKIWKDADDKGERYFPHEFMYKLLLSGVLEEYYEIDLKDSWMYAAAEANLPIIVPGWEDSTMGNIFASYVIKGELKASTMKSGIEYMTFLADWYSKNSSNGVGFFQIGGGIAGDFPICVVPMLYQDMEMHDVPFWSYFCQISDSTTSYGSYSGAVPNEKITWGKLDINTPKFIIESDATIVAPLIFAYLLDL from the coding sequence ATGACTAAAGGGCCAATAAGCCAGTTCATCGAAAAGTACTACCTGCACTTTAATTCGGCAGCACTTGTAGATGCGGCAAAAGCATATGAAAAGCAGTTGGAAGACGGTGCCAAAATGATGGTAACCCTTGCCGGTGCTATGAGTACAGCAGAGCTGGGTAAGATCTTTGCAGAGATGATCCGTAAAGATAAAGTACAAATAATATCTTGTACAGGTGCTAACCTTGAAGAAGATATTATGAACCTTGTAGCGCACAGCCATTACGAGCGTGTACCTAACTACCGCGACCTTACGCCACAACAGGAATGGGATTTGCTGGAGCGCGGCCTTAACCGTGTTACAGATACCTGTATACCTGAGCATGAAGCTTTCCGCCGCCTTCAAAAACATATTTACAAAATATGGAAAGATGCAGACGATAAAGGCGAGCGTTACTTTCCGCATGAGTTTATGTATAAATTACTGCTAAGCGGCGTTCTTGAAGAGTACTATGAAATAGACCTTAAAGACAGCTGGATGTATGCTGCTGCCGAAGCTAACCTGCCTATTATTGTACCGGGATGGGAAGATAGTACTATGGGTAACATCTTTGCATCTTATGTAATTAAGGGCGAGCTTAAGGCAAGTACTATGAAAAGCGGTATTGAGTACATGACGTTCCTTGCAGACTGGTACTCTAAAAACAGTAGTAATGGTGTAGGCTTCTTCCAGATTGGTGGTGGTATAGCGGGAGATTTCCCTATATGCGTTGTACCAATGCTATATCAGGACATGGAAATGCACGATGTGCCTTTCTGGAGCTATTTCTGCCAGATTTCAGATTCTACCACAAGTTATGGTTCTTATAGTGGCGCTGTGCCAAATGAGAAGATAACCTGGGGAAAACTTGATATAAATACCCCTAAATTTATTATAGAAAGTGATGCTACTATTGTTGCGCCGCTTATATTTGCGTACCTTTTAGATTTATAA
- a CDS encoding RagB/SusD family nutrient uptake outer membrane protein, whose product MKLKKFTTRFAITAIAAVALAGCTSLEEQFLDEKPSDQASSPVGALAAAYDRLGDGTFTSTGGLFAMQEMASDIALLPTRGSDWGDGGKWRAMHEFTWATDNAVVTDNWTRLNDGITKSLIAINAITVSEDVAQKTILLAEAKGLLNFYLYQTLDLYGQAPYRDPLNPNAPVQALLAGDAIDKLILDVEALIPDLADMGTNNTHNGRFTKQAAYALLSTMYLNRAVFKDRYNATSAFNFTETAVSGTGNDMDRVIYYTSLLINSGMYHLSSNYFESFDITNDNAPELIFAITQKIDGVHNGSNDLAYNTMERNQRCSPINRGTNASCITPEFYAMWDGNHTDPRFSRKYQYADGTWFMNDGTDVSVPATSLVAGTTQPWFHFNRGLQEGQQYGPILLTGGVFEMSGSRIKVSPLVCEKSTTTPMNFTPALNFDNAAVSVFSQNQINRGVRCFKYEFDPGSGNGSSNVDIALYRLGGIYTMRAEAYLRKGDAGAALADINLLRTSRTRESLFSSTPGTALSSMTTDVLFREIALEMYWEMWRRPQMIRFGKLEAALPGSAKPATQPFRRVFPIPQQTMDVSDIFTQNQGYN is encoded by the coding sequence ATGAAACTGAAAAAATTTACAACCCGATTTGCTATTACCGCGATAGCTGCAGTGGCTCTTGCCGGATGTACATCGCTTGAAGAACAATTTCTTGACGAAAAACCCAGCGACCAGGCTTCAAGCCCCGTAGGTGCACTTGCAGCCGCTTATGACCGCCTGGGCGACGGTACTTTTACCAGCACTGGCGGCCTTTTTGCAATGCAGGAAATGGCCAGCGATATAGCCCTGTTGCCTACCCGCGGGTCAGACTGGGGCGATGGTGGTAAATGGCGCGCCATGCATGAGTTTACCTGGGCTACAGATAATGCTGTAGTTACAGATAACTGGACCAGGCTTAATGATGGTATCACAAAATCGCTTATTGCCATTAATGCTATTACCGTGAGCGAAGACGTAGCCCAAAAAACCATATTGCTTGCCGAAGCAAAGGGGCTTCTTAATTTTTACCTGTACCAAACGCTCGACCTTTATGGCCAGGCACCGTACCGCGACCCGCTTAACCCTAATGCCCCTGTACAGGCACTACTGGCCGGTGATGCTATTGATAAACTTATACTGGATGTAGAGGCTCTTATACCTGATCTTGCCGATATGGGGACTAATAACACGCACAACGGCAGGTTTACAAAGCAGGCTGCTTATGCCCTGCTGTCTACCATGTATCTTAACCGTGCCGTGTTTAAAGATCGCTACAACGCCACCTCTGCGTTTAACTTTACTGAAACGGCAGTAAGCGGTACGGGCAATGATATGGACAGGGTAATATACTACACCAGCCTGCTTATAAACAGCGGTATGTACCATCTTTCAAGCAACTATTTTGAGAGCTTTGACATTACAAATGACAATGCACCTGAGCTTATATTTGCCATTACGCAAAAAATTGACGGTGTACACAACGGCAGTAACGACCTTGCCTACAACACTATGGAGCGTAACCAGAGGTGTTCACCTATAAACAGGGGTACAAATGCATCGTGCATTACACCAGAGTTTTATGCCATGTGGGATGGTAACCATACTGATCCGCGCTTTAGCCGCAAATACCAGTATGCAGACGGTACCTGGTTTATGAACGATGGTACCGATGTAAGCGTACCGGCTACAAGCCTTGTGGCTGGCACTACACAGCCTTGGTTTCACTTTAACAGGGGCTTGCAGGAAGGCCAGCAATATGGGCCTATACTGCTTACAGGCGGTGTGTTTGAGATGAGTGGCAGCAGGATAAAAGTATCGCCGCTGGTATGCGAAAAAAGCACTACTACGCCTATGAACTTTACACCGGCACTAAATTTTGACAATGCTGCTGTATCTGTTTTCTCCCAAAACCAGATTAACCGTGGCGTGCGTTGCTTTAAGTACGAGTTTGACCCGGGTAGTGGTAACGGTTCAAGTAATGTAGATATAGCACTGTACCGCCTGGGCGGTATCTATACCATGAGGGCTGAGGCTTACCTGCGCAAAGGTGATGCCGGTGCTGCTCTGGCCGATATTAACCTGCTGCGCACCAGCCGTACACGTGAATCGCTGTTTAGCAGTACACCGGGTACAGCCCTAAGCAGTATGACTACAGATGTGCTGTTCCGTGAAATAGCCCTTGAAATGTACTGGGAAATGTGGAGAAGGCCACAAATGATACGCTTTGGTAAACTTGAGGCTGCGCTTCCGGGATCTGCCAAGCCGGCTACACAGCCATTCAGGAGGGTATTCCCTATACCGCAACAAACCATGGACGTTTCTGATATTTTTACCCAAAACCAGGGGTACAATTAA
- the aroB gene encoding 3-dehydroquinate synthase: protein MQYINGSGYNIYFNAEVYNYLQELLVPGSYSRIFVLTDENASADCLPNFLANLATELPIEIIEIEPGEDNKNITTCTQIWEALTDLGADRKGLMINLGGGVITDMGGFVALTFKRGIDFINVPTTLLAMVDASVGGKTGVDLGSLKNQVGIISNPKAVLIDTSFLETLPAEQMRSGLAEMLKHGLIADKSYWNEFTELASLSTDDLGALIHRSVEIKNEVVTQDPTEKGLRKILNYGHTLGHGIESYFLENEDKTTLLHGEAIAIGMVLEAHISVSLGLLELTEYREIKEVIKALYLPVVFTAQDIEEIIALLVHDKKNEAGEVKFTLLEKIGSAVINKTASNDLIINAFEDYQN, encoded by the coding sequence ATGCAGTACATAAACGGTTCAGGATACAACATTTACTTTAACGCAGAAGTGTACAATTATTTGCAGGAATTGCTGGTGCCGGGTAGTTATAGTCGCATTTTTGTGCTGACCGATGAAAATGCCTCAGCCGATTGCCTGCCAAATTTTTTGGCTAACCTTGCTACAGAGTTGCCTATAGAAATTATTGAGATAGAACCGGGTGAAGATAATAAGAACATTACTACCTGTACCCAGATATGGGAGGCACTTACAGACCTTGGTGCCGACCGTAAAGGGCTTATGATAAACCTGGGCGGAGGGGTAATAACTGATATGGGCGGGTTTGTAGCCCTAACCTTTAAACGCGGTATAGACTTTATTAATGTACCCACTACGCTGCTGGCTATGGTAGATGCATCTGTAGGAGGGAAGACGGGGGTAGACCTTGGCAGCCTTAAAAATCAGGTAGGCATTATAAGCAACCCCAAGGCAGTACTTATTGATACATCATTTTTAGAAACCCTGCCGGCAGAGCAAATGCGCAGTGGCCTGGCCGAAATGCTAAAACACGGGCTTATTGCCGATAAAAGCTATTGGAATGAGTTTACAGAACTGGCTTCGCTGAGTACGGATGATCTTGGTGCGCTGATACACCGGTCTGTAGAAATAAAGAACGAAGTGGTAACACAAGACCCTACAGAGAAAGGACTACGAAAGATACTGAACTATGGGCATACACTGGGCCACGGCATTGAATCGTATTTTCTTGAAAACGAAGATAAGACAACACTACTGCACGGTGAGGCTATAGCCATAGGTATGGTATTAGAGGCGCATATTTCGGTGAGCTTGGGGCTGCTGGAATTAACAGAGTACAGGGAAATAAAAGAGGTCATAAAAGCCCTGTATCTACCTGTTGTGTTTACCGCCCAAGACATTGAAGAAATCATTGCTTTACTGGTTCACGATAAAAAAAATGAAGCAGGAGAGGTGAAATTTACACTTCTTGAAAAAATAGGTAGTGCGGTTATTAACAAAACAGCATCAAATGATTTGATTATCAATGCGTTTGAAGATTATCAGAACTAA
- a CDS encoding arginine decarboxylase produces MNTKYSDLIDQTFYFPQEEFTLSKDNQLQFHNIDLMKLVEQYGTPLKFTYLPQISKNIRKAKEWFRNAMEKHKYEGKYYYCYCTKSSHFEYIMNEAFKNNIHIETSAAFDVDIVENLLKNGKINKNTYVICNGFKRDQYISNIAKLINSGHNKTIPIIDNYEELDLLQEQIKGKFKIGIRIASEEEPKFEFYTSRLGIGYKNIVPFYRKQIQENKNLELKMLHFFINTGIRDTSYYWNELAKCLKVYVSLKKECPTLDSLNIGGGFPIKNSLAFEYDYQYMIDEITNQIKIACEDAEVDVPNIFTEFGSFTVGESAGAIYKVLYQKQQNDREKWNMIDSSFITTLPDTWAINKRFIMLAINRWNDQYERVLLGGLTCDSDDYYNSEQNLNAIYLPKYNKEKPLYIGFFNTGAYQETIGGFGGLHHCLIPQPKHILIDRDENGFLATEVFSEMQKAEDVLKILGYNTATTEAEKK; encoded by the coding sequence ATGAATACCAAATATTCTGACCTAATAGACCAAACGTTTTACTTTCCGCAAGAAGAGTTTACCCTTAGCAAAGATAACCAGCTGCAATTTCATAACATTGACCTTATGAAGCTTGTAGAGCAATATGGTACACCATTAAAGTTTACCTACCTGCCACAAATTTCTAAGAACATCCGCAAGGCTAAAGAGTGGTTTAGGAACGCAATGGAAAAACATAAGTATGAGGGCAAGTATTACTACTGCTACTGTACTAAAAGTTCTCACTTTGAGTATATAATGAACGAGGCTTTTAAAAATAACATCCATATAGAGACCTCTGCAGCCTTTGACGTTGATATTGTTGAGAACCTGCTTAAAAATGGTAAGATAAACAAGAATACTTATGTTATATGTAACGGTTTTAAACGCGACCAGTATATATCTAACATTGCGAAGCTTATAAACAGTGGGCATAATAAAACTATTCCTATCATAGATAACTATGAAGAGCTAGATTTGTTACAGGAACAAATAAAAGGCAAATTTAAGATAGGTATCCGTATCGCATCTGAAGAGGAGCCGAAGTTTGAATTTTATACCTCGCGTCTAGGTATTGGTTACAAAAATATTGTCCCTTTTTACCGCAAGCAAATTCAGGAAAATAAGAACCTGGAGCTAAAAATGCTGCATTTCTTTATTAATACCGGTATTAGAGATACATCATATTACTGGAACGAGCTTGCTAAGTGTTTAAAGGTATATGTTAGCCTTAAAAAAGAATGCCCTACGCTGGATAGCCTTAACATAGGCGGTGGTTTTCCTATTAAAAACTCACTGGCTTTTGAATATGACTATCAGTACATGATCGATGAGATTACAAACCAGATTAAAATTGCCTGTGAGGATGCTGAAGTAGATGTGCCGAACATTTTTACTGAATTTGGATCGTTTACAGTAGGCGAGAGTGCCGGCGCTATATATAAGGTATTATACCAAAAACAACAGAATGACAGAGAAAAGTGGAACATGATCGATTCGTCTTTCATTACTACACTACCAGATACCTGGGCTATTAACAAGCGTTTTATAATGCTGGCCATAAACCGATGGAACGACCAGTATGAGCGCGTGCTACTTGGTGGACTTACCTGCGATAGTGATGATTATTATAACTCTGAGCAAAACTTAAACGCCATATACCTGCCTAAGTACAATAAAGAAAAACCTTTATATATAGGTTTCTTTAATACAGGTGCTTACCAGGAAACCATTGGCGGATTTGGTGGCCTGCACCACTGCCTTATACCGCAGCCTAAACACATTCTTATAGACAGGGATGAAAACGGATTCCTGGCTACAGAGGTGTTCTCTGAAATGCAGAAAGCAGAAGATGTACTTAAGATATTAGGTTACAACACAGCCACTACAGAAGCAGAAAAGAAATAG